A region of Subdoligranulum variabile DNA encodes the following proteins:
- a CDS encoding GntR family transcriptional regulator: MVSFSGLQFHDRAPVYQQIAEYLKRQILLGTVQDGDAMPSRRELAAQTGINPNTAQKAYRLMTEEGYIYTDGNNGSVVRLTPALREAIDEELTRGLVQRFVDEAKQNQLSYKKVIALVSELWGDE; this comes from the coding sequence ATGGTGAGTTTCAGCGGGCTGCAGTTCCATGACCGCGCGCCCGTCTATCAGCAGATCGCAGAGTATCTCAAGCGGCAGATCCTGCTGGGCACCGTCCAGGATGGCGACGCCATGCCCAGCCGCCGGGAACTGGCCGCCCAGACCGGCATCAACCCCAACACCGCCCAGAAAGCCTACCGCCTGATGACCGAGGAAGGCTACATCTATACCGACGGCAACAACGGCAGTGTGGTGCGGCTGACGCCCGCCCTGCGGGAGGCCATCGACGAGGAGCTGACCCGGGGGCTGGTACAGCGGTTTGTGGACGAGGCAAAGCAAAACCAGCTCAGCTACAAGAAGGTGATCGCCCTGGTGAGCGAGCTGTGGGGCGACGAGTGA
- a CDS encoding Ig-like domain-containing protein: MKKTIVSLICTLALCLGLLPTAALAAGEGAPDMLYVGNQSVRNGDNTTYWTTDDSGALTQSNESAAWNVKYDPATATLTLNGATITGNSEYASASKGAGIYALSRSGQPVSLTIELIGENTITGIYGIYVNSELSENSYGTDASLTITGESNGSLKVSGSYHGIYVKSGTGGASLNINDASVVASCSSSYDGYAGVCVQSSSDATSSPKLSLAVDGGSLTTSASEGNDGIQFYVGSSQATGATTSLTISNNAIVRAQNGIKASRVDEPTPSGTGIVFDGTEGTVYGNVTLDESLTIAQGETLTIPQGSTLNVNSNLTNNGTVTIENGGTLTGGDAINNTDGTINVENGGILTGKPTTGTVVNAPAITTQPESKTVTVGQTATFTVAADGTSPTYQWQQKTTDSGATWTDISGATSATYTTAATELDMSGYQYRCVVSNTAGTVTSAPATLTVTQPVTGVKLDKDTLSLVVDGTATLQATVAPENATNKDVTWTSDKPEIAKVENGKVTALKQGTATITVTTNDGGKTATCTVNVTAKTYQIAVDKSTLDFGSMFAGNSVPGAQTVTVKNTGNQTVTLNLPASTYYNVTAGTGFTNGNAVIEPEKTATFTVQPKTGLAAGTWQETLTVSGDNGVQAALLCKLTVTAKTYSLSIDPGAIGFGNVQVGYNQPAVKEVVVKNTGNQTLTLTQPTATNYQVGSLNQFTVAPGDTAVFTVQPKAGLLAGSYNETVLVAANGGAGASINLTFTVGSTASSAATEKRTLHFDTNGGLAMADVVRGLGAPVELWPYTPVRAGYLFQGWYADQALTKAVSSVVLTKDTTVYAKWAVDPAAAAAQSGSGSGSGSGSGNKGGSGTTVTVTPAPTATPTPTPEPTATPTPEPTATPEASAEPETDADTASFPVVPVAAGVIVLVVLVGGIAIYRRFHD, translated from the coding sequence ATGAAAAAAACCATTGTAAGTCTCATCTGCACCCTGGCGCTCTGCCTGGGCCTGCTGCCCACCGCAGCCCTGGCGGCGGGAGAAGGTGCGCCTGATATGCTTTATGTGGGAAATCAGAGTGTTAGGAATGGTGACAATACAACCTACTGGACCACGGATGACAGTGGGGCGCTAACACAATCCAATGAAAGCGCTGCTTGGAATGTCAAATACGATCCAGCCACCGCCACCCTGACTCTGAACGGGGCGACGATCACGGGAAACAGCGAATATGCTTCAGCTTCTAAAGGCGCCGGGATCTATGCTCTGAGCCGTAGCGGGCAGCCGGTTTCCCTGACCATAGAGCTGATTGGTGAGAATACCATCACAGGCATCTATGGAATTTATGTGAATTCAGAGTTGAGCGAGAACAGCTATGGTACAGACGCCTCCTTGACTATTACGGGTGAAAGCAATGGAAGCTTGAAAGTTTCTGGTTCTTATCACGGAATTTATGTCAAAAGCGGAACAGGCGGTGCTTCCCTGAACATCAACGACGCGTCTGTCGTGGCAAGCTGTAGTTCCTCCTATGATGGCTACGCCGGCGTCTGTGTACAGTCCAGTAGTGACGCCACCAGCTCTCCAAAGCTCTCCCTTGCCGTCGACGGCGGCAGCCTGACCACCAGCGCCAGCGAGGGCAATGATGGGATACAGTTTTATGTGGGATCGTCTCAAGCCACCGGTGCCACTACCAGTCTGACAATCAGTAACAATGCCATCGTGCGGGCGCAAAACGGGATCAAAGCTAGTCGTGTCGATGAACCTACACCATCAGGCACCGGCATCGTCTTTGACGGCACGGAAGGCACCGTGTACGGCAATGTGACCCTGGACGAGAGCCTCACCATTGCCCAGGGCGAGACCCTGACCATCCCGCAGGGGTCTACCCTCAACGTCAATAGCAACCTGACCAACAACGGCACCGTCACCATTGAGAACGGCGGCACCCTGACCGGCGGCGACGCCATCAACAACACCGACGGCACCATCAACGTGGAGAACGGCGGCATCCTGACCGGCAAACCCACCACCGGCACTGTCGTGAACGCCCCCGCAATCACCACCCAGCCCGAAAGCAAGACTGTGACCGTGGGCCAGACCGCCACCTTTACCGTGGCCGCCGATGGCACCAGCCCGACCTATCAGTGGCAGCAGAAAACTACTGACAGCGGCGCAACCTGGACCGATATTTCCGGCGCAACCAGCGCTACATATACCACGGCGGCCACCGAGCTGGACATGAGCGGCTACCAGTACCGCTGTGTGGTGAGCAACACGGCGGGCACCGTCACCAGCGCCCCCGCCACCCTCACCGTCACCCAGCCCGTCACCGGCGTGAAGCTGGACAAGGACACCCTCTCTCTGGTAGTGGACGGCACAGCCACCCTCCAAGCCACTGTTGCCCCGGAGAACGCCACCAATAAGGATGTGACCTGGACCAGCGATAAGCCTGAAATCGCCAAGGTGGAAAACGGCAAGGTCACCGCCCTGAAGCAGGGCACCGCCACCATCACCGTTACCACCAACGACGGCGGCAAGACCGCCACCTGCACCGTCAACGTTACCGCCAAGACCTACCAGATCGCGGTAGACAAGTCCACGCTGGACTTCGGCTCGATGTTCGCGGGCAATTCTGTGCCCGGCGCGCAGACCGTCACCGTGAAAAATACCGGCAACCAGACCGTGACGCTGAACCTGCCCGCCTCCACCTACTACAACGTCACGGCGGGTACCGGCTTTACTAACGGCAATGCCGTCATCGAACCCGAAAAAACTGCCACCTTCACGGTTCAGCCCAAAACGGGTCTGGCAGCCGGTACCTGGCAGGAAACCCTTACCGTATCCGGTGACAACGGCGTCCAGGCGGCGCTGCTCTGCAAGCTCACCGTCACCGCCAAGACCTACTCCCTGTCCATCGACCCCGGCGCCATCGGCTTCGGCAACGTCCAGGTGGGCTACAACCAGCCCGCCGTCAAGGAGGTCGTCGTCAAGAACACCGGCAACCAGACCCTGACCCTCACCCAACCCACCGCCACCAACTACCAGGTGGGCAGCCTGAACCAGTTCACCGTGGCCCCCGGCGACACCGCCGTCTTCACGGTGCAGCCCAAGGCGGGCCTGCTTGCCGGCAGCTACAACGAGACCGTCCTGGTGGCCGCCAACGGTGGCGCCGGGGCCAGCATCAACCTGACCTTCACGGTGGGCAGCACGGCCTCCTCCGCTGCCACCGAAAAACGCACCCTCCACTTTGACACCAACGGCGGCCTGGCCATGGCCGACGTCGTCCGCGGCCTGGGTGCTCCCGTGGAACTGTGGCCCTACACCCCTGTGCGGGCGGGCTACCTCTTCCAGGGCTGGTACGCTGACCAGGCCCTGACCAAGGCCGTCAGCAGCGTGGTCCTCACCAAGGACACCACCGTCTACGCCAAGTGGGCCGTGGATCCCGCCGCCGCGGCGGCCCAGAGCGGCAGCGGTTCCGGCTCCGGTTCGGGCAGCGGCAATAAGGGCGGCAGCGGTACCACCGTCACCGTCACCCCGGCCCCCACGGCCACTCCCACGCCTACCCCCGAACCTACCGCGACCCCCACCCCGGAACCTACCGCCACCCCCGAGGCCTCCGCTGAACCGGAAACCGACGCGGACACCGCCTCCTTCCCGGTGGTGCCGGTGGCCGCCGGCGTCATCGTGCTGGTGGTCCTGGTGGGCGGCATCGCCATCTACCGCCGCTTCCATGACTGA
- a CDS encoding DUF4340 domain-containing protein, giving the protein MNRQKKLAVLIGVLVVLCAVIAIVSGVQKHIDTISTVDEEIFATAESALTEVSWTKDGSSLKFTQTDGTWSDASDADFPIDQDKMSDFLDHFESVHASFIIENVEDYSQYGLSSPSCTITFTSADGSTTLQMGDYSTMDEKRYLTLGDGTVYLVDDDPEQYIASDRDDLMRQDTIPDYETLDSIVATGESAFTVEHHPDEDLTYTDAYEYYLSNNGSYKALSTSKVEDFMTTLKDLDRTDYKTYTADDSVLADYGLDAPAVTFTVGYTTEEDEQGSFSLAFGKKGDNCYMRMDDSPIIYAVDSDTYTDDIADTGYDTLRPDEVLSLNWDDVQSIDFTIDGTTYTAEKKGDTWKIVDDVVEFDDVKSAVDGLKVNEFNTETPAKKEEASFTVHLDNDSFPTLTVALYQYDGDNCLAQLDGTTLGYVSRSLVVDLTEAVNAITLGLDAES; this is encoded by the coding sequence ATGAATCGACAGAAAAAACTGGCCGTCCTGATCGGCGTTCTGGTGGTGCTCTGCGCCGTCATCGCCATCGTGTCGGGGGTGCAGAAGCACATCGACACCATCTCCACGGTGGATGAGGAGATCTTCGCCACCGCCGAGAGCGCTCTCACCGAGGTGTCCTGGACCAAGGACGGCAGCTCGCTGAAGTTTACCCAGACCGACGGCACCTGGTCCGACGCCTCCGACGCCGACTTCCCCATCGACCAGGACAAGATGAGCGACTTCCTGGACCATTTCGAGAGCGTCCACGCCAGCTTCATCATTGAGAATGTGGAGGACTACAGCCAGTACGGGCTGTCCTCGCCCTCCTGCACCATCACCTTCACCAGTGCGGACGGCTCCACCACCCTGCAGATGGGCGACTACTCCACCATGGACGAAAAGCGCTACCTGACCCTGGGGGACGGCACGGTCTACCTGGTGGACGATGACCCCGAGCAGTATATCGCCTCCGACCGGGACGACCTGATGCGCCAGGACACCATCCCCGACTACGAGACGCTGGATTCCATCGTGGCCACCGGGGAAAGCGCCTTCACGGTGGAACACCACCCCGACGAGGACCTGACCTATACCGACGCCTACGAGTATTATTTGAGCAATAACGGCAGCTACAAGGCCCTTTCCACCAGCAAGGTGGAGGACTTCATGACGACGCTGAAGGATCTGGACCGCACCGACTACAAGACCTACACGGCGGATGATTCGGTGTTGGCGGACTACGGTCTGGACGCACCGGCGGTGACCTTCACGGTGGGCTACACCACCGAGGAGGACGAGCAGGGCAGCTTCTCCCTGGCCTTCGGCAAGAAGGGGGACAACTGCTATATGCGGATGGACGATTCGCCCATCATCTACGCGGTGGACAGTGACACCTACACCGACGACATCGCCGACACCGGCTACGACACCCTGCGTCCCGACGAGGTGCTGTCCCTGAACTGGGATGACGTGCAGAGCATCGACTTCACCATCGACGGCACCACCTACACCGCCGAAAAGAAGGGCGACACCTGGAAGATCGTCGACGACGTGGTGGAGTTTGACGACGTGAAGAGTGCGGTGGATGGCCTGAAGGTCAACGAATTCAACACCGAGACCCCCGCCAAGAAGGAGGAAGCCTCCTTCACGGTGCATCTGGACAACGACAGCTTCCCCACGCTGACGGTGGCCCTCTACCAGTATGACGGCGACAACTGCCTGGCCCAGCTGGACGGCACCACCCTGGGCTATGTCTCCCGCTCGCTGGTGGTGGACCTCACCGAAGCGGTGAACGCCATCACCCTGGGCCTGGACGCGGAGTCCTGA
- a CDS encoding ABC transporter permease: MKAVFKHELSLYYHGLLAYVFGAFLLEFIGIGAMMYNINRAVANFEYALGTFCIGFVALVPILTMRVLAEEKKQKTDQLLSLLPITGVDIVLGKYFAMAVVFVAPMIVACIYPFIFSLYGDVYLPTSYGALFAFICLGLALIAIGMFISSLTESQGMAAGICVVVMLFCYYSASLADYISSTAFNVAALLVLSALLALIVRKLTRSDAAGLIILALCVAAVVITWLVSPTSLETLLPDLMNQLSLFERFYTFVNGVFDVTAIVYYISVAVFFLFLCVQSWEEKRYNG, translated from the coding sequence ATGAAAGCGGTATTCAAGCATGAACTGAGCCTCTACTACCACGGGCTGCTGGCCTATGTGTTCGGGGCGTTTTTGCTGGAATTCATCGGCATCGGCGCCATGATGTACAACATCAACCGGGCCGTGGCCAACTTTGAGTATGCCCTGGGCACCTTCTGCATCGGGTTTGTGGCGCTGGTGCCCATCCTGACCATGCGGGTGCTGGCCGAGGAGAAAAAGCAGAAGACCGACCAGCTGCTGTCGCTGCTGCCCATCACCGGGGTGGACATCGTGCTGGGCAAGTATTTTGCCATGGCCGTCGTCTTTGTGGCGCCCATGATCGTGGCCTGCATCTATCCCTTCATCTTCTCGCTCTACGGCGACGTCTACCTGCCCACCTCCTACGGCGCGCTGTTCGCCTTCATCTGTCTGGGTCTGGCCCTCATCGCCATCGGCATGTTCATCTCCTCCCTCACCGAATCCCAGGGTATGGCCGCCGGCATCTGTGTGGTGGTCATGCTGTTCTGCTACTACAGCGCCAGCCTGGCGGACTACATCTCCTCCACCGCCTTTAACGTGGCGGCGCTGCTGGTGCTGTCGGCGCTGCTGGCCCTTATCGTGCGCAAGCTCACCCGGTCCGACGCGGCAGGCCTCATCATTCTGGCGCTCTGCGTGGCGGCGGTGGTCATCACCTGGCTGGTCAGCCCCACCTCGCTGGAGACCCTGCTGCCCGACCTGATGAACCAACTGTCTCTCTTTGAGCGGTTCTACACCTTCGTCAACGGCGTGTTTGACGTGACCGCCATCGTCTACTACATCAGCGTGGCGGTGTTCTTTCTGTTCCTCTGCGTACAATCCTGGGAGGAAAAGAGGTATAACGGATGA
- a CDS encoding ABC transporter ATP-binding protein yields the protein MITVEHLTKRYGDFTAVDDISFTIGEGHIYGFLGPNGAGKSTTMNIMTGCLAATSGEVKIDGYDIFEQARQAKQCIGYLPEIPPLYTDETPREYLRFVAEAKGIAGKEIPGEVARVIREAGLTEMQDRLIRNLSKGYRQRVGIAQALLGNPRYIILDEPTVGLDPLQIIEIRDLIRELGQKHTVILSSHILSEVQAICESVLIIAHGKLVAFDTPQNLERRLAENNRLTITAECGEEALRAILDGTEAVADYTVDALPAPVPAPQPEPAPAEPAEAPAAEGTAEPEAPAEDGETTVLDAPTELPDAALAEEPAAPAVCQATLTLAGDPAAACRAVFFAFAKAGCALLQMTPIKADLENIFIELTEDEPSGKEATAHESGIQA from the coding sequence ATGATAACGGTGGAACACCTGACCAAGCGCTATGGCGACTTCACGGCGGTGGACGACATTTCCTTCACCATCGGGGAGGGCCATATCTATGGTTTTCTGGGTCCCAACGGTGCGGGCAAATCCACGACGATGAACATCATGACGGGCTGCCTGGCCGCCACCTCCGGCGAGGTGAAGATCGACGGCTACGACATCTTTGAGCAGGCCCGCCAGGCCAAGCAGTGCATCGGCTACCTGCCGGAGATCCCGCCGCTCTACACCGACGAGACGCCCCGGGAGTACCTGCGCTTTGTGGCGGAGGCCAAGGGCATTGCCGGCAAGGAGATCCCCGGCGAGGTGGCCCGGGTCATCCGGGAGGCCGGCCTCACCGAGATGCAGGACCGGCTGATCCGCAACCTGTCCAAGGGCTACCGGCAGCGGGTGGGCATTGCCCAGGCGCTGCTGGGCAATCCGCGGTACATCATTCTGGATGAGCCCACGGTGGGCCTGGACCCTTTGCAGATCATCGAGATCCGCGACCTGATCCGGGAGCTGGGGCAGAAGCATACCGTCATTCTCAGTTCCCACATCCTCAGCGAGGTGCAGGCCATCTGCGAGAGCGTGCTGATCATCGCCCACGGCAAGCTGGTGGCCTTTGACACGCCCCAGAACCTGGAGCGCCGCCTGGCGGAGAACAACCGCCTGACCATCACGGCGGAGTGCGGCGAGGAAGCGCTCCGCGCCATCCTGGACGGCACCGAGGCGGTGGCAGACTACACGGTGGACGCCCTGCCCGCGCCCGTCCCGGCACCACAGCCGGAACCCGCCCCGGCGGAACCTGCCGAAGCACCCGCCGCCGAAGGCACAGCAGAACCCGAAGCCCCGGCGGAGGACGGCGAGACTACCGTGCTGGATGCACCCACGGAACTGCCCGACGCCGCGCTGGCCGAAGAACCGGCGGCACCGGCGGTCTGCCAGGCCACCCTGACGCTGGCCGGCGACCCGGCGGCTGCCTGCCGGGCGGTCTTCTTCGCCTTTGCGAAGGCGGGCTGTGCGCTGCTCCAGATGACCCCCATCAAGGCGGATCTGGAAAACATCTTCATCGAACTGACGGAGGACGAACCGTCCGGAAAGGAGGCGACAGCCCATGAAAGCGGTATTCAAGCATGA
- a CDS encoding radical SAM protein has translation MAQNPSLKNAAISAGLEQVLHYLEKDPETNIPKIMKLIDTVTPKDWYAKQRAAFRKAIEEKNNWYQLIMKVYELDPGVRQAFFRNFILNASLQGSARQEEVSARENCNVPWAILLDPTSACNMHCTGCWAAEYGNRLNLTFEELDSIVTQGKELGTYMYIFTGGEPLVRKKDVIALCEKHSDCEFLSFTNGTLIDEEFCQEMLRVKNFVPAFSLEGFEAANDSRRGEGAYQKVRKAMKLLKDHKLPFGISACYTSANYADISSEAFFDSIIDAGALFVWFFHYMPVGSGAAPQLLPTPEQRTEVYDRIRAFRKTKPIFSMDFQNDAEYVGGCIAGGRRYLHINARGDVEPCVFIHYSNVNIRNCTLLEALKSPLFLAYHDGQPFNGNMLRPCPMLENPEKLRKMVHDTGAVSTDYESPEAVDTLCDRTTPYAEAWKPQADKLWSESHPDQAE, from the coding sequence ATGGCACAGAATCCGTCGCTCAAGAACGCTGCGATCTCGGCAGGGCTTGAGCAGGTCCTGCACTATCTGGAAAAGGACCCCGAGACCAATATCCCCAAGATCATGAAACTCATCGATACCGTGACCCCCAAGGACTGGTACGCCAAGCAGCGTGCCGCCTTCCGCAAGGCCATTGAGGAAAAGAACAACTGGTACCAGCTCATCATGAAGGTGTACGAGCTGGATCCCGGTGTGCGGCAGGCCTTCTTCCGCAACTTCATCCTCAACGCCAGCCTGCAGGGCAGCGCCCGGCAGGAGGAGGTCAGCGCCAGGGAAAACTGCAACGTGCCCTGGGCCATCCTGCTGGACCCCACCTCGGCGTGCAACATGCACTGCACGGGCTGCTGGGCGGCGGAGTACGGCAACCGGCTGAACCTGACCTTTGAGGAGCTGGATTCCATCGTCACCCAGGGCAAGGAACTGGGCACCTACATGTACATCTTCACCGGCGGCGAGCCGCTGGTGCGCAAGAAGGACGTCATCGCTCTGTGCGAGAAGCACAGCGACTGCGAGTTCCTCAGCTTCACCAACGGCACCCTCATCGACGAGGAATTCTGCCAGGAGATGCTGCGGGTGAAGAACTTTGTGCCGGCCTTCAGCCTGGAGGGCTTCGAGGCGGCCAACGACTCCCGCCGCGGCGAGGGCGCTTACCAGAAGGTCCGGAAAGCCATGAAACTGCTCAAGGACCACAAGCTGCCCTTCGGCATTTCGGCCTGCTACACCAGCGCCAACTACGCCGACATCAGCAGCGAGGCCTTCTTTGACTCCATCATCGACGCCGGCGCGCTCTTTGTCTGGTTCTTCCACTACATGCCGGTGGGCAGCGGGGCCGCACCCCAGCTGCTGCCCACGCCGGAACAGCGCACCGAGGTCTACGACCGCATCCGCGCCTTCCGCAAGACCAAGCCCATCTTCTCCATGGACTTCCAGAACGACGCCGAGTATGTGGGCGGCTGCATTGCCGGCGGCCGCCGCTATCTGCACATCAACGCCCGGGGCGATGTGGAGCCCTGCGTCTTCATCCACTATTCCAACGTGAACATCCGCAACTGCACCCTGCTGGAAGCGCTGAAATCGCCCCTCTTCCTGGCGTACCACGACGGCCAGCCCTTCAACGGCAACATGCTGCGCCCCTGCCCCATGCTGGAAAATCCCGAAAAACTGCGCAAGATGGTCCACGACACCGGCGCCGTCTCCACCGACTACGAGTCGCCGGAGGCCGTGGATACCCTCTGCGACCGCACCACGCCCTACGCCGAAGCCTGGAAGCCCCAGGCCGACAAGCTCTGGAGTGAGAGCCATCCCGACCAGGCGGAATAA
- a CDS encoding GldG family protein, whose amino-acid sequence MKNSLQTKWRAALARNRQALTTRTARVGGYSFVMSLVVLAILIAVNVLASKLPTSWTQFDISAAQLYSLTSDTKVVVTNLQQDVTIYWISQAGKEDTVIEKLLDRYAELSDHITVVKKDPDVYPTFAQQYTDETVANNSLVVESGDKNRYISYDNIYQYDTSSYYTGGSVSQSFDGEGQITSAIDYVVSTDLPQVYLLSGHGESAPSDTLSDELQRSNYETVSDFSLLNVDAIPDDCDLLLINAPTSDISDEELTMLRDYVQNGGKLMVLSGPQESATLPNLQALLSDYGVTVTDGVVVDTNRDYYAFTAPYVLMPEIESSDITDPLKDGDYHVIVPIAQGLTVGEASNGATVTSLLQTSSDSFSKAAGYAMTTYDKEDGDTDGPFTLAVSIEDASGGRIFWAASDYLLDDMYNSYSSGANLDFVMNGMSWMIGETDAVSIRSKSLDYNYLTISSSSAAWLKVCMIGIIPVGFLLLGVDEVLRRRKKV is encoded by the coding sequence ATGAAAAACAGCTTACAAACCAAATGGCGGGCCGCCCTGGCCCGCAACCGGCAGGCACTGACCACCCGCACGGCCCGGGTGGGCGGCTACAGCTTCGTGATGAGCCTGGTGGTGCTGGCCATCCTCATCGCGGTGAACGTGCTGGCCTCCAAGCTGCCCACCAGCTGGACCCAGTTTGACATCTCGGCCGCACAGCTCTACTCGCTGACCTCCGACACCAAGGTGGTGGTCACCAACCTCCAGCAGGATGTGACCATCTACTGGATCAGCCAGGCCGGCAAGGAGGATACCGTCATCGAAAAACTGCTGGACCGGTACGCCGAACTCTCCGACCACATCACGGTGGTGAAGAAGGACCCCGACGTCTATCCCACCTTCGCCCAGCAGTACACCGACGAGACGGTGGCCAACAACTCCCTGGTGGTGGAGTCCGGCGACAAGAACCGCTATATCTCCTACGACAACATTTATCAGTACGACACCTCCAGCTACTACACCGGCGGCTCGGTGTCCCAGTCCTTTGACGGCGAGGGTCAGATCACCTCGGCCATCGACTATGTGGTCAGCACCGACCTGCCCCAGGTCTATCTGCTCAGCGGACACGGCGAATCCGCCCCGTCGGACACCCTCTCGGACGAGCTGCAGCGCAGCAACTACGAGACGGTGTCGGACTTCTCGCTGCTCAACGTGGACGCCATCCCCGACGACTGCGACCTGCTGCTCATCAACGCTCCCACCAGCGACATCTCCGACGAGGAGCTGACCATGCTGCGGGACTATGTGCAGAACGGCGGCAAGCTGATGGTCCTCTCCGGCCCGCAGGAAAGCGCGACCCTGCCCAATCTGCAGGCGCTGCTCTCGGACTACGGCGTCACCGTCACCGACGGCGTGGTGGTGGATACCAACCGTGACTACTACGCCTTCACGGCGCCCTACGTCCTCATGCCCGAGATCGAATCCTCCGACATCACCGATCCCCTCAAGGACGGCGACTACCATGTGATCGTGCCCATCGCCCAGGGCCTGACGGTGGGCGAAGCGTCCAACGGCGCCACCGTGACCTCGCTGCTCCAGACCTCGTCGGATTCCTTCTCCAAGGCGGCGGGCTACGCTATGACCACCTACGACAAGGAGGACGGCGACACCGACGGTCCCTTCACCCTGGCGGTCTCCATCGAGGATGCCTCGGGCGGCCGGATCTTCTGGGCGGCCAGCGACTACCTGCTGGACGATATGTACAACTCCTACTCCTCCGGCGCCAACCTGGACTTCGTGATGAACGGCATGTCCTGGATGATCGGCGAGACCGACGCCGTCTCCATCCGCAGCAAGTCGCTGGACTACAACTATCTGACCATCAGCTCCTCGTCGGCGGCCTGGCTCAAGGTCTGCATGATCGGCATCATCCCCGTGGGCTTCCTGCTGCTGGGCGTGGATGAAGTATTGCGCAGGAGGAAAAAGGTATGA
- a CDS encoding ABC transporter ATP-binding protein, producing MIEVKNLRKTYRKHGAEVGLLGADFTVPDGQIVGILGENGAGKTTLLRSMAGLLPAKGEALFDGKPASAQYERISYITGEGSYYPTLTAAEYGALLADLNPSFDEVRYKEFLDFFSLSGKDVIGHLSTGQKARVELAAGFAKRAVYYLMDEPFLGKDPFTRKDFIKLMSGTLHGGETILLTTHYLEDVEHFLDRAIIVHEGRIAEDVMVDELHEAGDTLLTRMAKACGWDPQHYLQFGQPNG from the coding sequence ATGATCGAAGTAAAGAACCTGCGGAAAACCTACCGCAAACACGGGGCCGAAGTGGGCCTGCTGGGGGCGGATTTCACGGTGCCGGACGGCCAGATCGTGGGCATCCTGGGCGAGAACGGCGCCGGCAAGACGACGCTTTTGCGTTCCATGGCGGGGCTGCTGCCCGCCAAAGGGGAAGCCCTGTTTGACGGCAAACCGGCGTCGGCCCAGTACGAGCGGATCAGCTACATCACGGGGGAGGGCAGCTACTACCCCACCCTGACGGCGGCGGAGTACGGCGCGCTGCTGGCCGACCTGAACCCGTCCTTTGACGAGGTACGGTACAAGGAATTCCTGGACTTTTTCAGCCTGTCGGGCAAGGACGTGATCGGGCATCTTTCCACGGGGCAGAAGGCCCGGGTGGAGCTGGCCGCCGGGTTTGCCAAGCGGGCGGTCTACTACCTGATGGACGAGCCCTTCCTGGGCAAGGACCCCTTTACCCGGAAGGATTTCATCAAGCTAATGAGCGGCACCCTCCACGGCGGGGAGACCATCCTGCTGACCACCCATTATCTGGAAGATGTGGAGCATTTCCTGGACCGGGCGATCATCGTCCACGAGGGGCGCATCGCCGAGGACGTGATGGTGGATGAGCTCCACGAAGCCGGGGACACCCTGCTGACCCGGATGGCCAAGGCCTGCGGCTGGGATCCCCAGCATTATCTGCAGTTCGGACAGCCCAACGGCTGA